The proteins below are encoded in one region of Arenibacter algicola:
- a CDS encoding Gfo/Idh/MocA family oxidoreductase: MKPINTALCSFGMSGYVFHAPFIEVHPAFNLYGVWERTKNNAQAKYPNIKTFRTLEEMLADQNIELVVVNTPSVTHYDFAKQAINSGKNVVVEKPFTATVEQAEELIQLAKEKNVALSVYHNRRYDSDFKTVKKILDEGWLGNIVEAEIHYDRYDPGLSYKLHKEIPTAAVGSIYDLGSHLIDQALVLFGMPNAVFADLDTYRPNSKVGDYFDIKLFYSTHRVILKSSYYVREALPGNIMNGTKGTFIKSKADIQEAELQAGNIPGSKDWGAEPDKEKGLLHTEKDGKIIREQVPTLNGDYMEYYEGIYQALRNNGLVPVTGTEGMDVIRVIEAALKSNREKKVIDL; the protein is encoded by the coding sequence ATGAAACCTATAAACACAGCTTTATGCTCTTTCGGAATGAGCGGATACGTTTTTCACGCTCCCTTCATTGAGGTACATCCGGCCTTCAATTTATACGGAGTTTGGGAAAGGACCAAAAACAACGCCCAGGCAAAATATCCAAACATAAAAACCTTCCGCACTTTGGAAGAAATGTTGGCAGACCAAAATATTGAACTGGTAGTTGTAAATACCCCAAGTGTTACACATTATGATTTTGCCAAACAGGCCATCAATTCCGGAAAAAATGTAGTTGTAGAAAAGCCGTTCACTGCAACTGTTGAACAGGCGGAAGAACTGATCCAGTTAGCGAAGGAAAAAAATGTAGCACTTTCCGTTTACCATAACAGAAGATATGACAGTGATTTTAAAACGGTCAAAAAGATTTTGGATGAGGGATGGCTTGGAAACATTGTTGAAGCAGAGATTCATTATGATCGTTATGACCCAGGGCTGAGTTACAAGCTTCATAAGGAAATACCCACAGCCGCCGTTGGAAGTATATATGACTTGGGTTCACATTTGATAGATCAGGCATTGGTGCTGTTCGGTATGCCAAATGCAGTCTTTGCCGATCTGGATACCTATCGCCCCAATTCCAAAGTAGGGGACTACTTTGATATAAAATTATTCTATAGCACCCATAGGGTCATTTTAAAATCAAGCTATTATGTCCGAGAGGCTTTGCCAGGAAATATTATGAACGGAACCAAGGGCACCTTCATTAAATCCAAAGCCGATATTCAGGAAGCTGAACTTCAGGCCGGAAATATACCGGGATCCAAGGATTGGGGCGCAGAACCGGATAAAGAGAAAGGACTATTGCATACCGAAAAAGATGGTAAGATCATAAGGGAACAGGTCCCTACCCTAAATGGGGATTATATGGAATACTATGAAGGTATTTACCAAGCCTTGCGAAATAATGGGTTAGTCCCGGTCACAGGAACGGAAGGCATGGATGTCATTAGAGTCATAGAAGCCGCACTAAAAAGCAATAGGGAAAAGAAGGTCATTGATCTATGA
- a CDS encoding TRAP transporter small permease, producing the protein MPNKTIGRLLKIGTLLSTYGLLFTVLLQIICRFTPINTPPWTEEASRLFFIYAMSFAAGLAMKNEFYVHLDMFYNQFPERIKNILNLAVPAITLVLFVVMAIYAIKFVILGIPEKSPSMGFNMGIAFFSIFIMSASITYYLLIKIMKIMKNSRP; encoded by the coding sequence ATGCCAAATAAAACTATTGGGCGCCTGCTCAAAATAGGGACTTTATTAAGTACATATGGACTGCTGTTCACTGTTCTGCTTCAAATAATTTGTCGTTTTACTCCTATCAATACTCCTCCTTGGACAGAGGAGGCCTCACGTCTCTTCTTTATTTATGCCATGTCTTTCGCCGCAGGTCTGGCTATGAAGAATGAATTTTATGTGCATTTGGACATGTTTTACAATCAATTCCCAGAAAGGATCAAAAATATATTGAATCTGGCAGTACCGGCAATTACCCTGGTTCTTTTCGTAGTCATGGCCATATACGCCATTAAATTCGTGATTTTGGGAATACCGGAAAAATCTCCCAGTATGGGCTTCAATATGGGCATCGCCTTCTTTAGCATCTTTATAATGTCTGCATCAATTACTTATTACCTCCTAATAAAAATTATGAAAATTATGAAAAATTCTAGACCATGA
- a CDS encoding TRAP transporter large permease, with product MIWILVIVFILGLILRFPIAFALGLACLSYLVIKGVPLIIVPMKMYSGIDVFVLLSVPGFILAGNLMNQGGLTEKIIKFCNHLLGHIRGGLSLVNIGASMLFAGISGTAISDTASMGSIMIPAMKKEGYDTDFSCAVTAASSTIGPIIPPSVPMIIAATLSGLSVGKLFLAGALPGLLLGVGLMFTAYFISKRKKYPKHKRSSLRDVARSFVDTFWSLLMTFIILYGIVGGIFTPTEASIIAVVYAMIIGKFVYKKLNLKNTQVIILDSMKTSASLMVLVGFANLFGYILITEQIPQEISAEILGFSDNKYVVLLLINLLLIVVGTFMETIAALLILFPILLKVAMAVDVDPIHFAVIAVLNLIIGLTTPPVGVCLFVASSIGKISIGAVSKAGLPFLLVSFLVLILVTLFPWFSLALPNLFID from the coding sequence ATGATTTGGATATTGGTTATCGTTTTTATTCTTGGTCTGATACTTCGCTTTCCTATTGCCTTCGCCTTAGGACTTGCCTGTTTAAGCTATTTGGTTATCAAAGGGGTTCCTTTGATCATTGTACCCATGAAAATGTACTCGGGCATAGATGTCTTTGTATTGCTCAGTGTTCCTGGGTTTATACTTGCAGGAAATCTGATGAACCAAGGTGGGCTTACCGAAAAAATAATTAAGTTCTGTAACCATCTTTTAGGTCATATTCGCGGTGGACTTTCCCTGGTCAATATTGGTGCTTCCATGCTTTTTGCAGGAATTTCGGGTACGGCCATTTCAGATACGGCAAGTATGGGCTCCATTATGATCCCTGCCATGAAAAAGGAAGGTTACGATACGGACTTTTCATGTGCCGTTACAGCAGCTTCCTCCACCATAGGCCCCATAATTCCACCCAGTGTGCCCATGATCATAGCCGCAACCTTGAGCGGCCTGTCTGTAGGGAAATTGTTTTTGGCAGGCGCACTCCCTGGTTTGTTATTGGGCGTTGGTCTTATGTTCACCGCCTATTTTATTTCCAAACGAAAAAAATATCCAAAACACAAGCGCAGCAGCTTAAGGGATGTGGCACGCAGTTTTGTAGATACCTTTTGGTCGCTATTGATGACCTTTATAATCCTTTATGGAATTGTGGGCGGAATATTCACTCCAACAGAGGCCTCTATTATCGCTGTAGTCTATGCTATGATTATTGGAAAGTTCGTTTACAAAAAATTGAATTTGAAAAACACACAGGTCATTATCCTGGACAGCATGAAGACTTCGGCCTCCTTGATGGTCTTGGTAGGTTTTGCCAATCTATTTGGATATATCTTGATTACAGAGCAAATTCCCCAGGAGATTTCCGCTGAAATTCTGGGGTTTTCGGACAACAAATATGTGGTTTTACTACTGATCAATTTGCTTTTGATCGTAGTAGGTACCTTTATGGAAACCATTGCCGCATTACTGATACTTTTCCCAATTTTATTAAAAGTGGCTATGGCCGTGGACGTTGACCCCATACATTTTGCCGTGATAGCCGTGCTGAACTTAATTATAGGATTAACTACTCCACCCGTAGGGGTTTGCCTTTTTGTGGCTTCCAGTATTGGGAAGATTTCCATTGGAGCGGTAAGCAAGGCCGGACTACCATTTTTGTTGGTCAGTTTTTTGGTGTTGATTTTGGTTACCTTGTTTCCATGGTTCTCATTGGCATTGCCCAACCTATTTATCGATTAA
- a CDS encoding TRAP transporter substrate-binding protein, giving the protein MARFLATLIIPICSIFLFTQCETQKKEPKFLMRTALLVNEDHAWYKAFAYFAEIVEERSQGRIKVELYPSEQLAKEIEAIRLIQAEVIDLTTTGSTLTNWFEVATFCELPFLMQDSTDMNRYINGPVGRLMEEEMINKAGLRALGHFERGPRHLTSNRPIRHPDDLKGLIVRVPNVPAFVTTWSALGAKPTPMAFSEVFTSLQQGTIEAQENPFAMIDNAGFSEVQKYLNLTGHVISWVYPVVGEKQFQKLPLDLQEIFLQAGKEMQAYEHQLYLENEKNVQEKLKAEGMEFIEVDKEAFAKKSEKAIYESLSPEMQKIYRELKKEKDNAK; this is encoded by the coding sequence ATGGCCCGTTTCCTTGCTACATTAATAATCCCCATATGCTCCATATTCCTATTCACCCAATGTGAAACCCAAAAAAAAGAACCCAAGTTTTTGATGCGGACCGCTCTATTGGTCAATGAAGATCATGCCTGGTACAAGGCCTTTGCCTATTTTGCGGAAATCGTGGAGGAGCGTTCCCAAGGACGCATCAAGGTAGAGCTGTACCCCTCGGAGCAATTGGCCAAAGAGATCGAGGCCATTCGCCTGATCCAGGCCGAAGTTATCGATTTGACCACCACCGGATCCACTTTGACCAATTGGTTCGAAGTGGCTACTTTTTGCGAGTTGCCTTTTTTAATGCAGGACTCTACCGATATGAACCGCTACATAAATGGTCCGGTAGGCAGATTAATGGAGGAAGAAATGATTAATAAGGCCGGATTGCGTGCCCTTGGCCATTTTGAAAGGGGACCACGACATTTAACTTCAAATAGGCCAATACGCCATCCAGATGATCTTAAAGGCTTAATTGTCAGGGTGCCCAACGTTCCCGCATTTGTAACTACCTGGAGCGCCTTGGGTGCCAAACCAACTCCCATGGCCTTTTCAGAAGTTTTTACCTCACTGCAACAGGGCACCATAGAGGCCCAGGAAAATCCTTTCGCCATGATCGATAATGCCGGTTTTTCGGAAGTTCAGAAATACCTCAACCTTACGGGTCATGTTATTAGTTGGGTGTACCCCGTAGTGGGTGAAAAACAATTTCAAAAACTGCCCCTGGACCTACAGGAAATATTCTTACAGGCAGGTAAAGAAATGCAAGCCTATGAACACCAGCTCTATCTTGAAAATGAAAAAAATGTCCAGGAAAAATTGAAGGCAGAAGGCATGGAATTTATAGAGGTGGACAAAGAAGCCTTTGCAAAAAAAAGCGAAAAGGCTATTTATGAAAGCCTATCGCCCGAAATGCAAAAAATTTATCGAGAACTCAAAAAAGAAAAAGACAATGCCAAATAA